Below is a window of Halogeometricum rufum DNA.
CGGGACGCTCACCGCCCGCCGAGACGCTCGCGTCTCGGCCGCGCACCGCGCCGGAGACGACCAGCCAGACAGCACACGATGTCACGACAACGCGACCAGCAATCAGCACGGACGACGGAGGAGACGACAGACGAACGAGGCGGGCCGACGAACGGCGGGAAACCGGCCGTCGTCGCCAAGCGGAGCGACGACGCGCCCGTCGAGACGGGGGAGATTCGCGGCCTCGCGTCGGCGGCGGGGTACCGCGTCGTCGACGCGGTGACGCAGGTCCGCGGCGAAGACGCGGGCACCTACCTCGGGTCGGGCAAGGTCGGGACGCTCGCAGACCGCGTCGCCGAGACGGGGGCGACTGCCGTCGTCGTGGACGACGGCCTGACGCCCGGACAGACGACGACCCTCCGCGAACGCCTCCCCGACGGGACCGCTGTGTACGACCGCTACCGACTCGTCCTCGCCATCTTCGCCGATCAGGCGGGCACCCGGCGCGCGCAGTTGCAGGTGAGACTCGCCCGCCTGAGGTACGCGCTCCCGCGCGTCGAGAAGGAGTCGGACCCGCAGGCGATGAACGTCGCCCTGGAGAAGGGGACGCGCGCGAAGGGCGTCCGCGACCGAATCGCCGAGTTGGAGTCGAAGCTGGCGACCCTGCCGGACCCGGCCGAGCGGTTCCGCGCCGAGCGACGCGAACAGGGGTTCGACCTCGTCACGTTCGCGGGCTACACGAACGCCGGGAAGTCCAGCCTGTTGCACCGACTCGCGGACGACCTCTCGCTGGACTCGAACGACGGCCATCCCGACGAGACGGAGTCCGTCTCGGCCGTCGAGGACCGCCTGTTCAAGACGCTGCAGACGACGACGCGCCGGGCGACGCTGGCGGGTCGACCGGTCCTCGCCACCGACACCGTCGGCTTCGTCGACGACCTGCCGCACTGGCTGGTCGAGTCGTTCAGCACGACGCTGTCGGAGGCGGCGGCGGCGGACGCCGTCGTCCTCGTCGCCGACGCCGCGGACGACGCGGAGACGCTTCGAGAGAAACTCCGCCTCTCGCTGTCCGTGTTCGACGCGCAGGGCGTCGCGCGGGAGAACGTCGTCACCGCGCTGAACAAGACGGACCTGCTCTCGGCGGCAGAACGCGAGGAACGCGTCGCCGCGGCGGCCGACGTCGCGCCGTGCGTCGTCCCCGTGAGCGTCACCGAGGGCCGAAATCTCGACGCCCTCGTCGCGGCCGTCCGCGACCGACTGCCCACCGCGACGGCGACGCTGTCGATGCCGACGGGCGACGACGCGATGAGCGTCGTCTCGTGGGCGTACGACCACGCGACGGTCGACGCCGTCGAGTACGGTCCCGAGGCGGTCACGCTGACCCTCCGCGGCCGTCCGGACGTGGTCGAACGCGCGCGTGGACGCGCGGAGGCGGTCGAATCGGTCGGGTCGTCGTAGCGAGAACCGAATCGTCGTCGCGGGGGCCGAGTCGTCGTCGCGGGGGCCGAGTCGCCGTCGTGGGCGACGCTCCCCCGAACACGCCCCACGCCTCCCGACCCCTCCCGAACGCCCGCATCCGTCCCGAACGTTCGTTCGCTTCGAACAGGTGAGTATATACCCGTCCCTCCGATACCGGCGACCGTGAACCGGGGACGGGAACGAGGGGACGACAGCGACGTCGAGAGCATCGCCGCCGCCGAGGGCGCACGCGCCGACGAGACGGCGGACGCCGAGGGCGTCGAGGTACTGGAACTGCTGGACGAACTCAGGACCATCGCGCAGAACGGGGTCACCTACGCGGAGGACCCGTACGACCGGGAGCGCTACGAGCGAATCCTCGACCTGACGAGCGAGTACTACGGGCGGACGCTCGACGCGCCGGCCGAGGAGATGCGCGGCCGACTCCGCGGGGAGACGGGGTACGTGTCGGCGAAGGTCGGCGCGTCGGTGGCCGTCTTCGACGACGCCGACCGGATTCTCCTGATGCGCCGCGCCGACGGCGGCGGGTGGGCGCTCCCGGGCGGGTACGTCGACCCGAACGAGTCGTCGTCGGAGGCGGCGGTGCGCGAGGCCCGCGAGGAGACGGGACTCGACGTCGAACCGGTCGAGTTGGTCGGGACGTTCGACCTGCCGGCCGGCGCGGGGGGGAACCCCCACTCCGTCGTCACCGTCCTCTACCGGTGTCGCGTCACGGGCGGCGACCTGCGCCTCTCCCACGAGGGCACGGACCTCGCGTACCGCGACCCGAGCGAAATCCCCGCGGACGACTGGTACGTCGGCAACCGCGCGTACGCACTCCACGCCCGGGAGTCGGTGCGCGAGACCCGGTGACCTGAACGACGCGCACGACCGACGGAGACGAGACGGCACGGGCGGACGGCCGCCGCAACTTCTCTCGCAGTGAC
It encodes the following:
- a CDS encoding NUDIX hydrolase N-terminal domain-containing protein; the encoded protein is MNRGRERGDDSDVESIAAAEGARADETADAEGVEVLELLDELRTIAQNGVTYAEDPYDRERYERILDLTSEYYGRTLDAPAEEMRGRLRGETGYVSAKVGASVAVFDDADRILLMRRADGGGWALPGGYVDPNESSSEAAVREAREETGLDVEPVELVGTFDLPAGAGGNPHSVVTVLYRCRVTGGDLRLSHEGTDLAYRDPSEIPADDWYVGNRAYALHARESVRETR
- the hflX gene encoding GTPase HflX is translated as MSRQRDQQSARTTEETTDERGGPTNGGKPAVVAKRSDDAPVETGEIRGLASAAGYRVVDAVTQVRGEDAGTYLGSGKVGTLADRVAETGATAVVVDDGLTPGQTTTLRERLPDGTAVYDRYRLVLAIFADQAGTRRAQLQVRLARLRYALPRVEKESDPQAMNVALEKGTRAKGVRDRIAELESKLATLPDPAERFRAERREQGFDLVTFAGYTNAGKSSLLHRLADDLSLDSNDGHPDETESVSAVEDRLFKTLQTTTRRATLAGRPVLATDTVGFVDDLPHWLVESFSTTLSEAAAADAVVLVADAADDAETLREKLRLSLSVFDAQGVARENVVTALNKTDLLSAAEREERVAAAADVAPCVVPVSVTEGRNLDALVAAVRDRLPTATATLSMPTGDDAMSVVSWAYDHATVDAVEYGPEAVTLTLRGRPDVVERARGRAEAVESVGSS